atttaattagccacaataaagaaggaacgttgcaatgctacgtgctacattaacgacgtctccagagtaactgaatgactattcatatagaaatcgcaggtattagtctcatacaacaacgccccctatagttcgttgcgatcgcgaatatctattaagcatatatttcaaatttatagtttcaGCGGTTTCCGAGGCACTTTAACTAGTCGTAACCGCTTATGTATgtatttcaattgtttatttttcaatagaagCTAAAGATTCTAAAGAAATCGCGtcgattttgaatttatttcagtGCTTTAGTAAAAATggacttttattttcttaatttgacgAATGCCCAAAATTGTCACAATATTAATCTGCATTATAGCTGTAACATTTAGAGTCTTCGTATTGCTCTCttctttcgtttttattttcgctttaagaaaaatcactgacgatttattttgtatgtttacatttttgaaatgttctaaatgtatgaaattttttttttattgtcaattgTGTTTAACTAACCATTTATAAGAAGTATGCGTATGGTTCAAGAGCTTCGACATCTctagtttagaaaaaaagcattgattGTTCGTAATACTAAGTGAAAGTGTGCATTCTCAAACAAATATCAATGTATGGAAATCgactttaaaattgataaaagttttatatgcGAATAAGGGATATTTATAGaatcttgaaattttagattatgTAAGGATGAGCTAATAATTCAACatctaaagtaattttcatttcaacatctaaataataaaaaatcatataataaaaaaaaaatcattcataattaaagaaaaataatttggcgtTTGCTGGACAGGATAAAAACCACTTATGTGAATGTTTTAACATTCAGACTTAAAGATTTAGCTTTTGTTACTCGTTTAGTgcataaagttattattttgttgttagatccaaaattttttgttctctgTTTAActtaaaagcaattttgatACAACATGATTTGGAAATTAggttttactgaaatatttctttagttgaataaatatttttagtcaaaaatttcaatgtgtGAACTTTTTAGTGATGTTTGTGTCAACTATCAATgctttcattgtaaaaaaaaaaaatcaattaaaagcatattcagtttatattaaACATGTATCTAAATTGTTATCTTTTGAATTAATCTCATAATCTTTTTATTCTGTTTCTTTGATGAAATGGATTTAtttcagtgttttcactacagcgcgagattctcgcatatttttttcttttctcgcaataaaaaattattaatgtgagAAGTTCGCGCactctataaatcaattttaaaatgtgcgaattttggaaaaaaattcgtcttttgccattttgaattaaatccgtttcacttttcttccttgatctttcattattttgaacatcggtccttgttatctagcttccctatttaccagtaccGGTGCGAAAAGCAGAACACCCCCCTGAACCACGAAActcctttcagaacacatttctctgcaaccacatcttcaccgtaggtaaggtttcttcatgtaagacgtttacATTTTCTGTGCatgaatgtaagatggacaaataccttgttaaGGCGACATCTTCTACTCCGtaacggacaaatgaaaatgaaacaaatgcgGTAGAAACGGTCAAGACGAAACAAATACGGATATTTTTcagccaaataaatataatagctgatgaaaaagtagatatagaacattttccatatgatgttgcagagaaaatattcaattggaagatgttaaaaatgtattataattaaagaaatttttttttttcaagtctattcgtgtttttttaatttttgcaaatctcacttaattttttgaaatctcaccctgtttttgagaaagggtgagaaattcgcTCGCAttctttttctgtaatgaaaacactgtatTTTATCTGAAGAATTCTGATTCCACCGATAATTTGGTTTAACTTAGGTGTATGAGTAAATTGATTCCCAGTGGCTGAGTGGTTGtcttagcttttaattttttcagtgtgCTGATAAAATGAGTGCAAAGCATGCTTAGGGACTAAACACTGTGTGTTCTGTGTTTGGCTTTCCAACAAACCTACTTCTATCTCAGCTCAGAACTCAAGGTTAAGAAGATCAAGGTGGGCGCAGTAGCTCTTAGTCCTCCAAAGGCGGTCGtttctctaagttttttttttgtttttgtatgagtagtattcaaaagataaatagtaatataataataacttttttaaagcagtGTATAATAAAAGGTTCTGTGATTTGAGTTTTTCAACTAATGCATTCTTATATGGAGAGCTTGACACAAGCATGCATGGCAATACTTTTACTTGcagtaaaatcaaaaaatatgtactttttcttgtaattcgttatttttcaaaatttagtacttttactcgttTTTTCGTTACTGATTttggaaaaagtacaagtatttgtattGAGAATATCAAAGgaaatcattacttttttcaggaattattttttttttaatatataaatttaatgaattatatattctttaacaGCTATCTTCTTTTTTCCTAACACCCTTGTTGATTGCAATTTTCTAAAAGGGAGAAGGCGGCTACGCAAAGGGAACGTGAAGCCTCTACCCTGGCCAGAAAAGATATAGCAATTTTGGTAAGGAACCTTTTAGAtcatattggattttttttattttttaatatatggcCACAAATATCTCTAAACAATCttggttaaattttataatttattttttatgcctttGGTTGGTTGTTTcatgttaaaatcaaaattttactctttttttttttaataattctttttcacgATATTACCCAgcaaaaagatactttttttatatacagtagggaaccgattatctgGAACGGTTGGGAcaatcgctattccggataactgatttttccggttttctgaatcgctacaaaaagccgttttttttattgttcagtccaactaaaaaaaaaaacatttggaaataatcttaaaaataagaaaaaacgatgaagtaatacactaatgattatttccaaaatgatggtaaggtaaacatctttaaaaaaagaaagaaaaatcgtaaaatcttatgaggaaaaaaatttaaaaaaaaaatggcaggaaaatgtatcgaatttcgttccggttttttggttttccggttttctgatttttggataatgggttctgtactgtatgtTATTCTTCAACATATTTCCCAGTAAGATATTTGCCAGTTAAGCAGCACAAGAAGACGCCATCATTAATGTAatcctttcttaaaaataaattctactgAAATGTTTAATGATACACTTAGTCTTTGCATTGAAATTGCCAGCTAtgattagtttttgaaatataacgATGATtagtagtaaattaaaatgtacttCGTGTATATCAGTCACATTTGACTCTTTTCATCATACAAAATGCATTTACAAAAGAGATAATGACGtttgaaatatcaatttaattttatcttattcatttctttttgttaatctCCTTGATATTTTGTACCGTTATAGTAGCAAAATCATGAGTATTTATTTAGTTCGATCCATGTTACGGTAGGAGaaacgttcaaattttttcaactttctttaaaaagaaattcattttataggGAGGATTACCAATAAACCTTTGTATCTTTTGatctattcatttaaaaaagaagtttcaattattaaggatgaaattaaaaacatctaaaataattccaagTTTGTGTTTCTACAACCTCCTATTCAGGTTTTATAGCCAAAAATGTccaatattttgagaaaaattttaaacattttgctgCTCCTTGTATCCATAAATATTCTACTTATAAAAACCTTATGTAATTGTTGCATACAGTTGGGGTGTTCAAACCTTTTTGAGTAAACGGTCACTTGCACGACAGGTAGATTAATGGAGGGCCACACGCATATTTAGTCATGTTAGTggcaaacattataatttttatgtaaacattagTGTTCTATGCACTTAAGCCCCGTGGCAGAATATTTTTGGGCTTTCTGCGACGaacctctctagcactaatatctttctgcaagatactattaataataattaatatacaccttattcataaaatttttaaattcaaagtaacagaaacgtatttacaaaaatgtctatctggatataataaaattctaggtattttttttaaaaatgattttgtaatatttttttattctaatatcacTGGCAATATTCTCCTATTTTGAAAGAGGAAAACccactaattatttcttttttcgcatTTCGTAAACCcttatcacataaaaaaaaaaaaaaaaatttatcgcaAAATCcgcaaaggaaaaaaagaagcaattttttttatttttcccaaatAAGAATTTAAGATATAACGAGCATTTCTTTCACTTTGATGCGTGAAAAAATCATCTATTGAATATAATTGTGGAgggaaaaaatcattcaaacatttctgcattaaagaaattttttgaatcaatattcttttttttttttcatttttctcaaataagaatcgaaaaattttgaacatttcttTCCCCTCGGATGTGCAAAAAAGGCttcttttagagaaaaaaaatttcgaaaatttttgcagaaacgaaaaccaaaattttttactttctaagggaaaattttttctgcaagaactctgtaacgttctgcgacaatgtcgccgtgtcgccgcaattctgccacggggcacttaagtatttttatcagtttcaatttatttaaaactaaaaaaatagatatttttcattaaaaaaaaactttttccatttttcacaataaCTAATTTAccattatatacaaaaaaaaaaaaagtgttagcaGAATGAAAGTACGAAAGATAACGCATTTCATAGAGTgatgtaaatttgaatttaatattttaattatagaaaatttataatgtttaaacaaaaaccaaattaaagtaaacttttttattgcgTTTGGAAGCTCCCGCGGGCCACACATCAACAGTCTAcgggccgcaggttgtgcacccctatgTATCGTAACCAAAGTAAGTCaagatgaataattataaatttattgctacattttctacaaggtgttcaaaaacatttttttctctcataattTAGTGCCAGCTTAGCAAACcttataaaactttaacttttaatgatAAGTATGCAAATTTGCATGACCCAAGCCCCtttgcagttataaaataactctaagtggtttttgaaaaagttaaaaataaattcaagaatttaaaGTCCCTCATCAAATATTGATAGGTAGTGTATagattggaaaaaatttacacatgtttatacttaaaaatattaaaaaaaaattatgtagaaaaagtggttaaaatattttttctttgcttaaaaggtgcttattttttattatctatctatctatatatatatatatatctatctgTATATATGTATCTATANatatatatataaagcaacattaaaaacataaataaaagtaaaaacttgtTGGAATTAAGATTTCTCTACAGGTATATTATTGTAATGATTGCATTATTacctttgtttttttcttacataaaaatagTCATGGTTAGAGGAATAAAGAAGAACAAGCtaactttgttttataaaatctttcttatattcaaaacttaagGGGTTGTTTTAATGCAGAGCTTTTTCTAGGCAGCACCCTGCTgcccttttagtcaaaagaatccaccctgttgcccctgaagtaaattagtgCCCTGATGTAATAGACTCCATACCCTCTTTGCCCTTTCTTTCCTCAACCCttctttattttcaactctttttatttagtttgtcattgctgtcaatacatagatttatatgggaaaggaaaaatagccatCCCATCCCCTTGTTCCACTTGTTTTTGAAAGTTTGCAGTAACTtcactatcattaaatcataattattattaatcattttaattattaaatcataactacagacacttaaaaacatacatttattattttattaatatatgcatgcattttaaataaattactaagctaattagctcattaacttgatatatgtatatatgttaatttattaataaaaattagtaattaatatgattgcttTGGTACTTTTAGTaaagtagaaaagaaaattgacaatgttttttaatagaacgtGTAAAGcccatagaaaaaaattattgcctttttagaataataatgcccttttttttaaacttttgcatcctgcccttttttctgcctagaatgagctctgttTAATGCTTTCCTGATAAGATACTTACATGTCTCGGGTATGtctgaaaatatagtttttgacAGGGTTGGAGTTTTGGACCTCCTAtactggttttggacaggacacatTTGTTTTACTGTCCTAAACTATCTTAAAGTGTCCAAATCTTGAACattgttaaaagataaaaattttatacatgtaACTgttgtacacataataattacatacattaataaatatttgatactttttatgcaatttactCTCAactattaaaggaaaataatatgatataatagAACAAGATCAGGGGTCtatctaggtttttctgagaggtagctattttgtgaaaatttagacattatgtgtgaaaaataaataatgatattaaaaaatcaactcaaaaatatggatttatcgtttcttaagggatgcaaaaataaaattttacgaaaaagtattttgtgaagctaccgtttttcctgaagttgaatttgtgaaactactgctaaatggtagtaaattcggcctggacagacccctgaagattaataatatttgaagctgcacaattcattgaataacaaaagtgaataccttatcctttaaatatgaataaatatgcttttaataatgataaattatgtttttgcataaggataagtaataaaattttaaaaataataataaacttttttaataatacaaaaacatattcattttgtttcttgGCCAAAAACTAAccttttattttgcagaatatttttttaaattgtgacataatttgattACAAGAGTTTTGGATAGTTTAAAACAGTTTTGGAGAGGACAATTTAATCcttggattaatccattctgtcttTAACCTTACTTATACTTTCTACCTTTATTgttctagttttatttatggTGGGAAAAGTGTACTGTAAGATTGTCTTCTTTGTTTTGATTAGAacattttctctctctctttttcttttatgtccTGTATCTTATTGGCTAGAACAGAGTCAAAGCACTGAAAAACAGCATTTTACAGTtgatgaacttttattttaattgtggtTTTAAAAGCATTCTCATTTTATTATCTATCTTTGTCAATTACTATTTTGTATGCTTGATGTattgtttttctgaattttcttaaattgtgaaTATCATTTACTTGTGTAGgtttgtatttttagaagtcAGAGATCATGCCATTGGTGTAcatattgcaaaatttgtttattacatAGTTATTAGTTTCTTGCATATATTTTGTAAGAAGATCATGTAATTAGtgtaaaaatcttcaaattttcttattgcgcgaattttatttactgctaCTTTTAAAGCAAGGAAGCCCCATTTATAGTgtacatattttccaaatttccaAATTAGTGTGAGAAGATCTTATAGAGTATTTAACAAACTGATTTTTCATCCGCAGGTTTCACTTCAAGAGTTTTTGTCAGAATGAGCAGTGACAATTTTTCTTGCGGTAGTGATTTATAATTCGGAATCGCGAAGATAAATCATATTCTTGCATTATGTGTCATAAGAGcagtttgtttaaaagtaatttaattggaCACAGTTGTGTTAACATTCAggaaaaaccttattcttgcaCTTTATGTAACAGAAAGTTTTCGCATAAAGGGTACTTGGTTAATCACAGCAAAgtccataataaaaaaaacttcttactCTTGCACTATATGCTCTGTGAGCTATTCATTAAAACGTAGTTTAGTTCGTCACAATGAAGTTCATTCGGGAGAAACTGTGAAAAATCATGTGTGCTACTATTGCAATAAGAGCTTTTCAAGCCCATTTCATTTAAGTAGACATACAAAAGCCGTTCACACGAAGGAAAGACCTTTTGTGCGTAATATTTGTGATAAGAGTTATAAGTCATCAAGTGCTCTAAGTAGCCATAATCTTGTTCATACGGGTGAAAAACCTTATTTGTGTGATTTATGTAATCGTGGCTTTTCTCTGAATGGTAGCCTACGTAAACATTATCGTAATGTCCATACTCTCGAAAGACCTTTCTCATGCAGTacatgtaataagagttttgctcatagaagtaatttaaattctcaCATTCGTGTTCATACAgaagaaaaacctttttcttgCACCCTATGCAACAAGAGATTTACCTCAACCGGTGGTTTATTCTACCATGGTCGAACTCATACTAAAGAGAAACCATTTTCGTGTAGTGTATGTAATGAgaagtttacaaataaaaaaagtttagatacACATTGCCGTGTCGTTCATACTAAAGAAATACCTTTCGCCTGTAATTTATGTGATAAAACTTTCCTTACTAAGTCCAGTTTAACTGAGCACAAACGTATTCATACCGGAGAAAATATTCATCCATTCaacatatgtaataaaatatttttgagaaaaaataaattgaatgtcCATTTGCGTGTTCATACAAAGGAGAAACCATATTCTTGCAGTATCTGCAAAACAAGATTTGTACAGAAAGGTAGTGTGCGCACTCATATGCGTACTGTTCATAATAAGGAAAAACCCTATTCTAGTGATCTCTGTGATAAAAGATTTGGGCATAAATCTGTTTATTTGATGCATTGCCGCACACATACTGATGAAAAACCCTATTCTTGCAATATCTGTGGAAAAGCATTTTCAAGGGAGTTTATTTTAACTCAACACAGTTATATTCACACTGGAGAGAAACCTCATTCTTGCAGTATTTGTGATAAGACATTTGTAAACAGAAGTAACTTAAGAAAGCATATCCTTAGCCATACTGCAAAAGTTTATTCATGCGATATTTgcaacaaaagttattcacgaAAAATTCATTTGGCTGCTCACACAAAGACTCACGctaaacaaaaacttttgtCCTGCCAGACATGAGATCAGAGTTTTTCTACCAATAATGATTTAACTGCTCACATGTGTGTCCATATCAAAGAAAAACctattgaatagtttttttgtttgtttgttttatgttaTGATGTTGTAGTACATGTTGCATGAGATcattaaattatctataatCATGTACTATTTTGACagctcttataaaaaaaaaaagaaaagaaacattctGAACAAGCAGTGTtttatctttctaaaaaattttaaagtttggtgaatttcaatgcttttatgttttttttttttatggcaaaaCGCTTTAAATAGgtttactaaaattatatgGATATAATAATTGATTAGGTTTGCTGTAGTtgagggaaaaatattttttgttagagTATAATATATGTAAAGTAATATCACTATTGGTAAGGTAGTTTAGTACTGGTAAAAGTAGCTGtggaatatttaaacaaaaaagatttaaatcttctggggaattaaaatttttaagctgataCTTTCATCAAATTCCTCTTTTGTTcctcaatagaattttttttcctcttcttcattttagaaattctgtattttttgttttcttcttgtaaatatataagcgataaatgaaatttctttattttgactctcgaaattaacttttcataaagtaaatgtatttattaagaaCTTGAGAGTTCCATCAGACAACATTAACTTCTttacaattgtaaaaaagaagttttaaacatGCTAAATCAACATAAATTGGGAAACGGTCTCTAATTACACATTAgatgattaaagaaaaacattaatatttggccttaagttgttaattttaatttattgcatttttgaaatttagtaagTAATTATATCACAGATTAGtccatttttctttgatttattgtaataaaacttCTGAATGCAACTGATATGTAATTAATCTCTTGAGTAGCTGCGAGAAGGAAAAATCTGCAGCCTAGGAGCCAGCATTACATAGTTtatcacataaatattttctacatatttCACAGGGTTGACATGGTTTAGATcacttctatttattttttaaaaaaagtcattaatttaaagtaattctgatttttttcataaaaaaatattgttattgaccaactgaatttttttaaaaaaaacctatactaattttgaatcttaaaaCAGAATTCTAAATAGTTATCAACTATTATCATTGAATATCTAATTACCAATTGTGACTTCCTGtctttaaaattccttaaaatgttAAGCTTGAACTGAAATAactatattgttattaattcaGTGATTAGTCTGTAATaatcaaataacaattttaaccattttagtaagaggtatgtatgtattttagctataattttgtttttaatggagtattataattgtattttatctaATGCGTTCGttgattaatgtaaaaaaaaaaaaaaaactatgatttaaatcaaattagggtgacctggggtaatttctgatcaaaaaatgcaaacatctattttgtaaaaaaaaacttttcttgatagaattttaatatttactggaagtttgaAGCTATATGAAATGAGTCCTaaccttcttttgtttgaaaatttatttagaatttaaaagatttaaaatttttagtgatcaaGAATTCCCTtctcttgatcatttctggggtaattcctcaccacttctggggtaattactgatcaGCAGTTTTTATAGTATAGgggatgtttaaaaataattatacaatggtaattaacaaataatacatcaagatcaaacaaataaaccaaaaatatatgtttaagcaactactaaaacaatttatttaaaaagcaagaatAAAGATTAACACTGTAAATTTTCCAAAAGTCTTTGCATTGTGTCATACATTTTAGGCAAGCAGCAAGCTCATTCTCATGTTCTGCTGGAATATAAGAAAGAGTTCCCACATAGGTTACTTTTGCTggattttgtaatttcattaaGTGAGAGTGTAAAGTTAAGTAAGGTATGTCAACAGCTCTGGCAGCAGctctcacactgaaattttcattttctatcattaaaagaaattcgctaattttgctttctaaaaGCTTAATATCCTTTTTAggcttataatttctcaccatatttatatTAGGCTAATTTATcagcttaaaaattatgctaacaatgtacacacataaaattaacacGAAACAAGGTAAGACAAACCAGAACACATTTGTCTTGTATACtgttaaaaacacattttgtgattacagttaaaatatattttatagttgttccacttaataaatatgaactgttatttaagaaaaaacaattagctatttttagtactatttataaaaagaaatgacactgatcaggaattaccccagtgatcaataatgaccccatctgtagggggcaacatttgatatagtttcctataatcaattataatgtttacagtagatgtgaaacaattaaacaaaggCTTACACtactttcatataaaaaaaagaaagtaactcaaaatatttgttattaagaaAAGGCGGGGGATCTTTGcaaaaatgtgcacattttgaaacccatctttgaaatggaaaattcagaaagcagtttaaaagatacttattttgttagattaaacaaaaaactattattaagtaaatgtagttatactttagtaaagtgtacaagcattcttgtccatgcctaaaatttaaaaaaattattttttttttaaataaaacttaggtgatcattatttaccccagaaacagagtgattGTGAATTAACCCAGGTCACCCTAATCCAATTTTTGCCtactctaatatatataatctgTATTGATTTCCTAaagttaaggaattttttcagCTAATTCACGAAATAGTAAACTAAATCTAATACNttatttaccccagaaacagagtgattGTGAATTAACCCAGGTCACCCT
The nucleotide sequence above comes from Parasteatoda tepidariorum isolate YZ-2023 chromosome 6, CAS_Ptep_4.0, whole genome shotgun sequence. Encoded proteins:
- the LOC107447170 gene encoding zinc finger protein 658B-like; its protein translation is LDTVVLTFRKNLILALYVTESFRIKGTWLITAKSIIKKTSYSCTICSVSYSLKRSLVRHNEVHSGETVKNHVCYYCNKSFSSPFHLSRHTKAVHTKERPFVRNICDKSYKSSSALSSHNLVHTGEKPYLCDLCNRGFSLNGSLRKHYRNVHTLERPFSCSTCNKSFAHRSNLNSHIRVHTEEKPFSCTLCNKRFTSTGGLFYHGRTHTKEKPFSCSVCNEKFTNKKSLDTHCRVVHTKEIPFACNLCDKTFLTKSSLTEHKRIHTGENIHPFNICNKIFLRKNKLNVHLRVHTKEKPYSCSICKTRFVQKGSVRTHMRTVHNKEKPYSSDLCDKRFGHKSVYLMHCRTHTDEKPYSCNICGKAFSREFILTQHSYIHTGEKPHSCSICDKTFVNRSNLRKHILSHTAKVYSCDICNKSYSRKIHLAAHTKTHAKQKLLSCQT